The Nitrospira sp. sequence ACATGCCGCAGAGCAGAGGTAGCAGGCGACACAGCGCTCTTCTCCGTCTGGATCTCTGGTGAGGACGATCCGCCCCCGCCAGCGTGGGGGCAAATAGGGTCGCTCTTCTGGATACTGAACGGTGACCGGCTGCGTAAAGGTCCGTTTAAAGACGATCCATAACCCCACGACCAGATTACGGGCATATATCCATGTGCTCTTCATACGTACGGCAGCTCTACAAGTTCGATTTCTCTTCGCCCCAGACCCGATCCATCATGACTGCGGCATGGTGAGTTCCTGTTATCCGGCTCTCCACAACACCACTCCTCCGGTCACCAAGAGATTGATCAACGCGAGCGGCATCACAACCTTCCAGCCGAATGTCAGTAGCTGATCAAAGCGGAATCGTGGCCAGGTTGCCCGAATGAGGATGATCAGGACGATGAAGCCGGACATTTTCAAGGCAAACCACACCACCGGCGGCAACCAGGGTCCGTGCCAACCGCCAAAGAAGAGGATCACGGTCATGGCCGAGAGGAGAATGACACTGAGGTATTCGCCGACAAAAAACATCCCGAATTTCATCCCGCTGTACTCCGAGTGGTAGCCGGCGACCAGCTCGGCTTCAGCCTCGGGCATATCGAACGGGGTGCGATGCGCTTCAGCCAATCCCGCCATAAAGAACCCGAGAAACCCGAGAAATTGAGGAATCACGAACCATTGATGCCGTTGTGCGTCGACAATGTCACTCAGGTTGAATGATCCAGCCAAGAGCACCGCGCCCATCAGCGACAACCCCATGAAAACTTCGTAGCTCAATAACTGCGCGATCGCCCGAAGACTGCCGAGAAACGCGAATTTGTTGTTGGAGGCCCAGCCTCCAATAATGACACTGTAGGCGGCGAGGCTCGACATGGCCAGAAAGAACATGACGCCCATATTGAGATCGGCGACGACAAAGCGGGGAGCAATCGGCACTACGGCAAACGACATGAGTGCGGTGATCACCACGATGGCCGGCGTGATCACGAAGACCGCCTTATCGGCGAAAGGCGGAACCCAGTCTTCTTTCGTGAAGATCTTGATCATATCCGCCAGGGATTGCAGGCACCCGCCTGGCCCCAGACGGTTCGGGCCGTATCGTTCTTGCCAGACCCCTAGCAGTCGACGTTCGACCCAGATCAACATCCCAGCCAAGGTCAATCCACCACCAAGCATGACGGCGATGGTGAGCGCGGTGTGGCTCCAATCGATCATGCCACCCTCCGCCTTTGGTCGGTCTGGATCGCCTCAAACAGATCGACCTGAGTCGGCACGCTTACGCTGGGCATCTCAGACCCACTGAAGAGGCCTGCCGTACCCACCGGGGTAGAAGGATCGAGGCGCACAGCAAGCCGGTATGACGTCCCCTGCACCACCAGATCGATCGTACTCTGCTCCTCCAGGCTCAGCCGCCCTCCATCTGATGGATGCAAGGACAGGAACGGGTGGGACATCCGTTCGACGATCGCCGGAGAGCGATTACTGAGTTCGTCGCTCCCAAACACGGCGAACCGTGGAAGGAGCAACCATTGACGGGAGGCCGGCTGAAACGCACGTGGAATGGCAGTAAACCAACTGGGTGCCTTCGTCACGACTGGCTCAAGGAGCCGAACCCCCGGCATTTCCTCACGCAACGGTCCGCCGACTTCATCCTGATAGGTATTCACGGCCTGGATAGAATTCCAGCCGGGAGCCCAGAATTGGGAAATCAGCGGTGAGGGAAGCGGTCCTCTGTACCCCTCCATCGTAAATCCGAGCGGTGAATCTGGGTCGACAGGGGGGGACGGTTCGTGGATGGTCAGATGAGAGATCAGGGAGGTGCGCCCGCTACATCGCTCAGACTGCCTGGGAACTTTTTGACCCACCAGACGAAAACTTGCAGGGGGTGCGACCTCTCCGATTCGTTCCAGCTCAGGGGCAGCCGCCGCCGTTGCGGAAACCGCATCGTCGAGGTTGCGCCAGGTCGCTACTCCGGATCCGGTACCAGTCTCCTGTGAGGTTGCACGAGCAAGGTCGCTCAGCCACCGCCAACTCTCTTTGACATCATCGTCCGGGACAAACACCTGGTAGAACCGCTGGGCTCGCCCTTCTTGATTCACAAGGGTTCCGTCGGATTCCGGGCCTGTAGCGGCCGGAAGCAGCACGTCGGCTCGCGCCGTTGTGCGATGCTCAAGGGAATCGATCACAATGACTGTTTGGGCGGTATCCAAGAAGGCGTCGATCTTCACCTGCTCCGCGCGTCGATACAGGTCATTCTCCAGCACAATCACGGTATCGGCCTTTCCCTGACTGATCGTGTCGAACGCGTCATTCAGGCTTCTGCCACCGAGCAATGCGAGACCCGCACTATTACACTCCGGAAGAACGAAACTGAGCCGAGGCTGTTTTCCTTGTTGGTGCAAGGCCCAAGCAACATTGGCCGCCGCTTCTATCGTCGCCTGAGAGCCGCTTCCCGTACCGGTAATGATCAGCGGACGTTGGGCATGAGTGAGCGCCTCGGCAATGCGCTGAGCGAGGTTGCGGACGTCGTCGGTGAGATCCGAAACGATCGGCGCATCGGGTCCGATTTTTTCAGCCACCGCGAACCCCAGTCGTGCGACGTCCTCTGGCGCGGCGAAATAGCTGTCTGTTGCGTGCTCATGCAACCAAGTCCGCCGATGCCCGGCCATGAAGAGAGGTCCTCGTCGATTCTGCACCGCATTGCGCACTGCGGCCTCATCCCATCGGGGAATCTTCAACTCGTCGACCCGTTCCATTGGCTGTTGTCGGACTGATTGCAGAAGGGCCAGCGCTAATCGAGGCGCATTATTCAAGAGATCTTCGCCCAGGACGAAGACGGCGTCTGATTGTTCTGCATCGTGAATGGACGCGGAAGGCACCGGTCCGGTCCGAAGAATGGAGAGAATGCCGGACAGAAGCCGGTGTTCCTGTTCGTCAACGCCAAGAAAAAACTGTTGTGGTCCGACCAATGAGCGGAGCGCCGCATTTGCCTCGATTGAGGCACGGGGCGAACCAATGCCGACGATCCCACGGGCACGCTGTAAACGCTCTCCAATAATGTCGAGAACCTGAGACACTCCCTCCGGCTGCGCCGGCTTGGCCCGATCGAGTGCCGGCCGCATGAGGGCTCGCTTGATCCGCTTGTCGCTATTGACATACTCATATCCAAACCGCCCGCGATCGCACAAAAAGTACCCATTCACCTGGCTGTTAAACCGATTGGTGATCCGACGCAGCAGGCCAGATCGCTCGCCAGCGGTCGTATTGCAGCCAAGGCTGCAGTGTGGACAAATCGATTGGGCTGATTGCAAATCCCACTTCCGCGCATAGTGATGGAAGAAGGTTTTGTCGGTGAAGACTCCGGTTGGACAAACCTCCACAAGATTACCGCTGAATTCATTCTCTAAGGTGCCATCCTGTTCCCGACCAAAGTAGAGGGCGTCATGCGCCCCGAATACATTGAGATCTCGTCCACCGGCATAGTCTCGGTAATATCGTACGCAGCGGAAGCATTGGATACACCGATTCATTTCATGGCGAATGAATGGGCCGAGGGCCTGATTGCGATGTGTCCGTTTTGGGAAGCTGTACCGACGGTAGACATGTCCGGTCATGACCGTCATATCTTGCAAATGACACTCCCCTCCTTCGTCACACACAGGACAATCGTGCGGGTGATTGACCATCAGCCACTCTATGACCGACGCACGAAAGGCTTTGGCCTCTGGATCATCAATTGAGATGCGAGTGCCATTGGCTGCTGGCGTCATGCAAGACATCACCAGCCGACCAGACTGATCACGATCGTCTTTGAACTGTTTGACCGCGCACTGGCGGCACGCTCCAACTGACCCCATCGCCGGATGCCAGCAGAAATAGGGCACGTTCAGCCCATGCCCGAGGCATGCGGCGAGCACATTCTGCCGCTCATCGACCGTATACGACTTGTTATCGACGATAATGGTAGCCATACAATTAAACTAAGACCCTCAATTGCGCTGGCTTGTTACTCCAGGGGCATCGCCCTAAGCTGATGTGCTGTTCAAAGTCGTCGCGAAAGTATTTCAAAGCCGATTGCAGGGGGGCTATCGCACCAGGTGCGAGACCGCAGAATGTATGACCGGGAGCAAGCCACTTCGTATGCATGTCTAGGAGTGCCAGATCGTCGTTCGTCGCGCGCCCTACCTCGAACGACTGGAGGAGTCGAGCGACCCACGGCAACCCTTCCCGACAAGGCGTACACCAGCCACAGGACTCACGGGCAAAGAACTTCTCTAGATTCAGCACAAACCCAACCGGACAGGTGTGGTCATCCAGTACGATCATGGTAGCAGTGCCAAGACGACCGACCTCAGGCGGGATCGACGAAAAATCCAACGGGAGATCGACGTGCTCCTCGGTCATGAACGAAGTGGATATGCCGCCTGGCAATAGGCCCCGAAAGTGAACACCATCGGCCATTCCCCCGGCATATCGTTCCAGAACTTCACGCGCTGTGGTGCCGAGTGGCAATTCCCACGATCCAGGATTGGTGACGCGCCCACTGATGCCATAGATCTTCGTGCCACCGTCCTGAGTACGACTCAAGCTGTGATACCAAGCGGAGCCGTGATTCACGATATGCGGGAGGTTGTAGAGGGTCTCGACGTTCTGCACGATGGTCGGTTTCCCCCATAAGCCGACCGTTTGTGGAAAGGGAGGTTTTGCGCGGGGAACGGCTCGCTTCCCTTCCAGCGCATTGATCAGCGCGGTTTCTTCTCCACAGATATACCGGCCGGCGCTGGAATGGAGATGGAGGTCAAAACGAAACCCCGTCCCAGGGAGGGGCTTGCCAAGATACCCTGCCGCATAGGCTTCCGCAATCGCTTGGGTCAGACGCTGGGCAGATAGATGATATTCCCCGCGCAAGAAAATGTAGCCGATCTCCGCGTCGATGGCATAGCCAGCGAGGATCATCCCTTCGATCAGGCCATGAGGGTCCCCCTCCATCAGCACACGATCCTTAAATGTGCCCGGTTCCATTTCATCACCATTGGCCACGATATACTTTGGTTTCGGCGCATCGGGGCCCATCGGGACAAAGCTCCACTTTGTGCCGGTGAGAAACCCGCCACCGCCCCTGCCGCGCAATCCCGCTTCGGTCACCAGTCGCTGCAGGTCCTTGGGCGCCAGCCCGGTAGCGAGCCGTTGAACGCAGCGATATCCACCATCCTTCACGTATTCGTGTAGCGACCGCGTGGTGCCATCCGCATGAATGCGTTGAGTGAGTGGTCGTTCCATCTTCACAATACTAGATTGAGGTTAAGACCAAGACTTTAGCGAACTCCCTAAACCTCAACTGTAAACTCAGCCTTTGCCTGTCTTATTTGTATTTCTCCACGATCTGTCCGATCTTTTCGGGGGTCACGTCGCCATACACATCCTGATCGATCATCAGAGCCGGTGCCCGTTCACACTGTCCTAAACACGCGATGGGCAAAACGGTCAGACGCCCGTCTGGCGATGTCTGTCCCAGATCCACTTCATAGAGTGTTTTGATCTGCTCCTGCACTTGCTCGCAACCCTTGATCCAACAACTAATGCTGTCGCATACGAAGGCCACATGCCGACCGACGGGTTTCCGAAACACGAGGTTGTAGAATGTCGCGATGCTATCCAGATCCTCAGCCGTGATCTCGAGAAATTGCGCAATCTCGAGAAGCGTGTCATCCGAGATCCAGCCGCGCCGTCGCTGGATGGTCAGCAGGGCATCGATGGCAGCTCCCCGTTTATCAGGGTAATGCGTGACAGCGTCTTCAAGTTCTCGTCGTTCAGCGTCTGACAGCATATGGCTGAATCCTGCGTGCTGAGTTATGAGGTTTGGCGCCCGTCGGCTTCATGCTCAGCACTCAGCACTGTGCTTCAGCGATCCACATCGGATAACACATAGTCCACGCTTCCAAGGACGGCCAAGAGATCTGATAACAATTCTCCACGCGCCATCAGTGGCACCATCTGAATGTGGGCGAACGAGGGGGTGCGAATTCTCGTCCTGTACGAGAGCTGCGACCCATCACTCGTCAAGTAATAACTGGTCTGGCCTTTTGACGATTCTGTGGGAACTTCTGCTTCACCGGGGGGAAGCACCGGCCCCCAACTCACCCCGACAAAATGATGGATCAGCGTTTCGATGTCCCGCATTGTGTGTGTCTTCAACGGTGGCGTCGCAAGTGGATCGAGTGATGTATAGGCACCGGACGGCATGGCGTTGAGACACTGACGAACGATCGCCAGCGACTGGCGCAACTCCAAGACATGCACCACTGCTCGGTCGTAACAATCACCATTTGAAGCGGTTGGAACTTCAAAGTCGAACTGGTCATAGCCGGAGTACGGGCGGGCTTTGCGCAAATCCCACGGCAAGCCGCAGGCTCGCAACATGGGGCCGGTGGCACCCCACGCGATGGCGTCATCGAGGGACACGGCGCCGATCCCGACGGTCCGTTGCTTGAGAATCGGATTGTCCATCACGAGGCGCTCATAGTCATCGAGCCGGCTTGGAAACCACTCGACGAACTGTTTGACCAGTGTGTCCCATCCGATGGGAAGATCCCGTGCTACCCCACCGATCCGGAGCCAATTCGGATGCATACGGCCACCACAAATGGCTTCGGCGATCGCAAGGATTCGCTCTCGATCGTTGAACATGTAAAAGACCGGTGACAAGGCGCCAATGTCCGCCGCAAAGGTCCCATACCAGACGAGATGACTGGCGATTCGATAGAGTTCGGACATCATGACTCGGATGACTTGCGCCCGTGGTGGCACGGTGACACCCGCCAATCGTTCGACCGAGAGACAATATGGCATTTCGTTCAGCACACCCTGGAGGTAGTCCACACGGTCGGTGTAGGGGATGAAGGAATGCCAGGTTTGCCGTTCAGCGATCTTTTCCTGGGAACGATGGTGAAAACCGATATCCGGGACGATATTGATGATTTCCTCACCCGCGAGTTGCGCCACGAGTCGGAGCACGCCGTGCGTGCCGGTATGTGCCGGGCCGAGGTTGATGAACATATAGTCGAAGTCGGAGTCGTGATCGTGATGGGTTCTGGCTAACCCCCAGTCCTCGGGCTTGAATTGCAACGCCTCCTGGGTCATGACCAGCTTGTCCGGCGGCAGTTGGAACTGCCCGATTTCCGTCGCACGCGAGGGATGATCCTTGCGAAGTGGATACCCTTCCCACCACGAAGGCATGAGGAGGCGGCGCAGAAATGGGTGTCCGTCGAAACGTATCCCAAACATGTCGAAGATTTCTCGTTCATACCAATCGGCGTTTGGCCACAGATCTCTGCTCGACGGCAGAGAGAGCGGCTCACCATCGAGCGCCACCTTGATGCGAAGTGATTGGTTCCGATCAAAGGAAAAGAGGTGGTAGAACACGGTAAAAGTTCCGATTGGCAATCCATCATAATGGCGGCGGAGCCGTTCGTCTGTCGCACTCAGGTCGAACAGCATGGGAAACGGACGAGGGAGTTCAGTCTTGACATAGCGGAGAACTTCACGAAGCCGGTGTTTCTCGACCCAGATCGTCGGTATCTCATCCTTGGTGGCTTGCACGGCAGTCAGATATCCTTCCGAACCGAAGTGCGTCATGAGCTCCGCAACCAGTCCAGTTTGTTCACCGATCGTGGTGTCTCGTAGGGCCGAGGATCGTGGAGTCATGACTTGCCTTTCGAACGGCCGTCCGGCTGCCCTGCAAAGTGAGGGGAGAGGAGATCGGTCCGAGGGAGCACATCGATACCCGGATATTCACGCTGACTCATCCGCTCGGCCCGTTTTGCGTCCCGCATCGAGGGCACAATGGGTCTCTGAACTTCCTGTGGACCAAAGTGCCAGCTCAAGGGTCGGCGCTCTGATCCCACCATGTTCTGGAGGAGCAGCAGACATTCCATAAAAGCATGTGGCGGCGGCGGACATCCCGGCATATACACGTCCACAGGAATGAATTTATCGACGCCTTGCACGACAGAATAGGCGTCAAACATGCCTCCGGAGTTCGAGCAGGACCCCATCGAAATCACCCAACGCGGCTCCAGCATCTGTTCATAGAGCTGCTTGATGACGGGAGCTACCTTCATAAACACCGTGCCCGACACGACCAGCACATCGGCCTGCCGCGGTGAACCGCGTACGACTTCTGCGCCAAACCGAGACACGTCGTAGACACTGGTCAAACTCGTCGCCATCTCGACGAAACAGCACGACAAACCGAAGTTCAACGGCCAGAGTGAATTCTTCCGTCCCCAGGCCAGAAGATCCTGAAGCTTTGCAAAGAGGACCGAGTCACCAACGACAGCGGTCAACGAGCCATCGCCGCCATCGGTAATCCGCACACCCTCCAGTCGTCCGTTACGCCACTCGGTCATCGTAGAACTCCGTTGACTCATTCATGCGTGGCGGCTGCTCATGACGAACCCGCGGACGTTGAGACTGTGCATACCAGTCGAGCGCTCCGGTGAGCCACAAATAGGCAAGGGATGCCAAAAGAATGCTGACGAAGATCGTCACTTCAATAAAGCCAAGCCAACCGGTCTCCGGTACCGCGACGGCCCAGGCATAGAGGTACGCCGCCTCCACATCGAAAATGACGAAGAACATGGCGATCAAATAATATTGCACCGGTGGACGGACTTGAGCGTTGCCAGTCGGCCGAATCCCACATTCATAGGGGATGTCCGTTGCGCTGTCGGAGCGGCGCTCAGTCTTTTTCCAGTGGCGCTCGCCAAGCAAGGGCGGGAGTCCCAGCATGACGGCGATCACCAGGCCGACACATATCCCGTAGACACAAATTTGCCAAATAGCGTCATCGACCATGGCAACAGTTAATGATGTAATTATGTTAACTATAGTCTTCCTAACTTGTGGATATCATGTTGAGTTCGGTTTGGCTCCCAAAAATGAAAATTCGGCAATCGTTGACGGGAACACTACTGCGAACAGTGGGGAGAGAATTAGTGGAGAGACTATTCCTGCGGGTACTCTTCGGTTCTAGGTGCGTAGGCTCGCAGGCTGTTGAGCAAGTTCTCCTGCGTGCACCATTCCATACTTCGCATGCTTGATCCGATTTTTCCGATACTTCAAACAGTTCGCTTTTGGTCTCAACCTACCTGTTGAACCAGCTGTCGTTCCTCTGCCTCTGTCTTCACCTCCCCGTTCAGACGCGCGTCAAGCAACCGGTCGAGAATCTTCTTGAACTGCGGACCCGGCTTAAGTCCCATGGCCTTCAACTCAGTACCGGTCAGCACCGGCTTCACGTGTTGATAGGTGGTGAGGAACGCTGACACCTGCCGCTTGACCGTTTCTCCTTTGCTCTTGGCCATGAGGCTCAAGAGCGTTTCATCACACAGTCCTGACAGAAGATGATAGACGTCCGCCGGCTTTGGCGGCGGTTTTCTTCCAAGCCGGCGAAGTACCGCATGGCTACCCATCCGGGATGTCTTGAGGCACCTGGCTTCCAATTCGGAAAATGGGAAACGCTTGAGAGTCTCCAGAACGGGGCGTTCCGGCAAGACTTCCAGTAGCGCCATGAAATACACCAACCACACGTCCATCTTTCGATCGAGAAACAGCAGCCGATACCAATCAACCGCCTGATCTACGGCATCGAGCAGCGACTCCAAGCGGCTGGACCACACTAACTTAGGATGGATGAACTTGAGCAAGTCGAGATCGGCCAGTCGCTTCAGAGCCTGTTTTGGTTCACGCTCTCCTAACAGCAATTTCAGTTCTTCCAGCAGACGGTGACCAGATAATCGTTGAAACAGATTCATCTTGACGGCGCCGGCGATCAACGCCGCGGTATCCTTGCCTAAATGAAATCCGAACCGGGATTCAAATCGCACAGCCCGAAACACTCGGGTCGGATCTTCGACAAAACTCAGCCCGTGCAAGACTCGGATGACCTTGTCATTCAGATCTCGTTGACCCCCGTAGAAATCCAAGACATCGCCAAAACCTTTTGCGTTCAAGCGGATGGCCAACGCATTCATGGTGAAATCCCGGCGGTACAGATCTTTCTTGATTGAACTTTGTTCAACCGTCGGCAAGGCGGTGGGATACTCATAATATTCTGTTCTGGCGGTTGCCAGATCGAGCTTGAATTCATCCGGCAGGAGAAGGATCGCCGTACCGAATCGCTCATGCACCTTCACACGGGCGTGCATCATTTCACCGAGTTTTCTGGCAAATGAGATTCCATCCCCCTCCACGACGAGATCCAGATCGAGGTTCTCGATCCCCAGCAACAGATCTCTGACGCAGCCGCCGACGACGTACAGCGGCACATTGCAACGATCAGCGAGGCGCCCTGCTTCTTTGAGAAGCGCTACCACGTGCTTCGGCATGCGGTTCTGAAGCAATCCCGTCACGTTACGATGGGCTCTTCCGGTGAGATGCTCTGATGGATTAGGCAGAGCCTGCCTACCGGCAAGCTTGAGAACATCCTCGTGCATCACTCTCAGCAAGTCCGTCCTGGTAATGACCCCCACGATCTTCGTCCCTGCTAGAACAGGGACGAACCGCTGATTCCGTTCGATCATGGCAACTTCAACGTCATGAAACGGCGTGTCTGGCTCTGCCGTATAGGCATCAGTCTGCATGATGTCCTGAACAGGTGCTTTTCCGAGCCGGTGAAACTCGGCTTTTTGAATCAACTCACGGCTCACTATTCCTATGAAGTGATCATTCTCATCGAGAACCGGGAAGACATTGATTCCATATTTCGTCATCCGCTGCCCGGCGGCTGCAATCGTCGTTCTCATTCCAATGCATTTCACCGGCGTCGTCATCACGTCGCGCGCCAACAGCGTAGGCCGATAGCGAGTCGTCAACAATTCGACAAGACGTTCTTTGACTTCTGAGAGCGGTCGTCCTTTGACTGTCGCGGCGGCTGCGACGGCATGGCCGCCGCCCCCAAATTCCCGGGCGATCCATCCCACGTCGATTTCTGGACGGCGGCTTCGTCCGATCACCTGCACCCGGTCTTCCATCATCACGGCGACAATGACAGCATCGACGCCCTGCATTTCGGCAAGCAGGTGTACGACTCCGGCCGCTTCACCCCGGCGGCGATCGATGGCGCTCGTCGCGATCAGGACTTTTCGCCCCTCGAGGTAATGGACGTCGCTGTGTTCCAACAAATCGTTCATGAGTGCGACGGTATCGGGATCCAAAGGACGGCGAAGGGTGTCCAGCACGACGTTTAAGTCTGCGCCCATTTCAAGCAGGAACGCCCCGGCTTCAAGATCTCGGGGAGTCGTGGAGCCAAAGCCAAACGAGCCAGTTTCTTCGTAGAGACCCAGTGCTATCACGGTCGCTTCAAATGGTGACACCGCGACGCGGCGCTGACGTAACTGCTCAACCAGTAACGTCGTCGTGGCACCGACCGGTTGGACGACGGACAAAAGAGAGCGGCCGTTACATATAGATTGGTCTTCAACATGATGATCGAACACCACCACCTCTACCGATGGATTATCAATGCAAGATTTCAGCACACCGATTCGATCAGGATCCTGAGTGTCGACCAATATGAGTCTGGAAATCTGAGAGAAGTCGATCGATTGCAGTTTACTGAGTCCTAGGTCGTGAGCGGCGAGAAACGTGCGAACCGCCTCCTGGGCTCCGGCCGGCAATATCAGCTTGGCGTCCGGAAAGAGTTTGCGGGCGGCAACCATGGAGGCCAGGCCGTCAAAATCCGCATTGCTGTGCGTGGCGATCACATCCATGTCGGCATTCTAGCAGGGTCTTTCTCTACACGAAATGCCGCGTTGAATCATGGCTGGAAGGAGAGAAGACAGAGAAGCACCGTGGCGCCCCACGCTAGCCGCTGCTCAGATCTGCACAGCGACATGCCGTTTTTTTTCCACCTCAGAGAGACCATCCGCTGCTTCATCCGGGAGGATTCGTAAGCCACGGAACTACCCGGTCTTTTTGTGCGCATGACGTCCGGCACATGCTTTGCTCCATAAAGCCCTCCAGTCCGAATGATTCTTTATACTGGAGGCGCCCAATGACAGAACATCGTAGGAGTACCATGATGGTCATCTTGGGAGGGCTGGCCGCTATTGCATTGGTCACACCATCTCCCTCCACAGCGAGTTCAAAGAATGAGAAGAAATCCCCTCCTCATTCCGTCTCCTCGGCAGCAGAAACCTCTGTGTCTTCCGGCGCAAGCCATTCGGACCTCAGGCCAGGTCCGGCATGGAAAACAATTGGAGGCACTGTTAAAAATATTGCCGGGGACGTCTATACAGTCGAGGACTATGAGGGGAACCGGGTTCAGCTCTATGTGAGCCATGAAACCAAGCAATTGCGAGGTCACAAGAAAGTTGGTGATCCGGTTCGCGCCGAAATCACCCAGAGCGGATTCGCTAACTCCATTCAATGATCACCATCAGCACCCCTTAGATTACCCTAGAGGGTCGGTTTGAGCTGGAAACTCAGGCCGACCCTTTATGCCGTTCGCTCTCGAGCCATCACCAGTCTCAACGCCGATGGATCAGAAAGGAGTTGTCAGACCTGCGTCAATTCCCGTAGTCTGCCTCTCAGGAGGCCACCATGGATGAACCGAGCAGGCTAACGAAGACCAAAGAGCAATGGGCCAGGGCTCGGCGAGGCGGAGAAGAACGTGAAGTGTTCTATGAAGGAGACGACCGTCTCCCCCCCGGCCAACACCTCGTCGAGAACTTCCCCGTGTTGGATCTTGGGTTCAAGCCCGAGATCCTGTTGAATGAATGGAAGCTCAGCATTGGTGGATTTGTCACCACACCTGTCACATGGACATGGGAGCAATTTTCGGCCCAGCCTCCATTCAACGACCGATCGGACTTTCACTGTGTCACGTCATGGAGCCGGTACGACAACGATTGGGAAGGGGTCAGTTTCAAACACCTCATATCTGTCGTGAAACCGTTGTCGCTGGCGCGGTTTGTTCTCTTCAGGTCATACGACGACTACACGACGAATTTACCGCTCGATGTCTGTGACGACGCCGATGTGCTGTTGGCCCACAGCTGGAACGGAAAACCTCTCTCTCGAGACCATGGCGGGCCCGTACGTGTGATCGTCCCAAAACGCTATGCCTGGAAGGGAGCGAAGTGGGTGAAGGAGATTACGTTTTCAGATCGGGATGAAAAGGGGTTTTGGGAAGTGCGTGGGTATTCCAACACCGCATTGCCGTGGCAAAACGATCGCTATGGGTAGCGATCATCTCTTGATCCAGCCGCCCGGTCCTTCAACAAAGTTTCCCGGTCTGGTGTTCTGTATGGCTTTCTCTCCTGCCAGCGATTCAACTGATTGGACGTTGGTCCGGTTTCGTTTTGCGATATCCTCATAGGCCCGCCGACGTTTCTGATTCACGTCCTCAAGCAACGCCCGGGCTTCCGCATCGGGAGGGATGACCGCCCCCAA is a genomic window containing:
- a CDS encoding YdbL family protein, with product MFRRRLVLVLCALATWFMAESSVLALSLEEAKMKGLVGEKANGYLGAVIPPDAEARALLEDVNQKRRRAYEDIAKRNRTNVQSVESLAGEKAIQNTRPGNFVEGPGGWIKR
- a CDS encoding CBS domain-containing protein — encoded protein: MDVIATHSNADFDGLASMVAARKLFPDAKLILPAGAQEAVRTFLAAHDLGLSKLQSIDFSQISRLILVDTQDPDRIGVLKSCIDNPSVEVVVFDHHVEDQSICNGRSLLSVVQPVGATTTLLVEQLRQRRVAVSPFEATVIALGLYEETGSFGFGSTTPRDLEAGAFLLEMGADLNVVLDTLRRPLDPDTVALMNDLLEHSDVHYLEGRKVLIATSAIDRRRGEAAGVVHLLAEMQGVDAVIVAVMMEDRVQVIGRSRRPEIDVGWIAREFGGGGHAVAAAATVKGRPLSEVKERLVELLTTRYRPTLLARDVMTTPVKCIGMRTTIAAAGQRMTKYGINVFPVLDENDHFIGIVSRELIQKAEFHRLGKAPVQDIMQTDAYTAEPDTPFHDVEVAMIERNQRFVPVLAGTKIVGVITRTDLLRVMHEDVLKLAGRQALPNPSEHLTGRAHRNVTGLLQNRMPKHVVALLKEAGRLADRCNVPLYVVGGCVRDLLLGIENLDLDLVVEGDGISFARKLGEMMHARVKVHERFGTAILLLPDEFKLDLATARTEYYEYPTALPTVEQSSIKKDLYRRDFTMNALAIRLNAKGFGDVLDFYGGQRDLNDKVIRVLHGLSFVEDPTRVFRAVRFESRFGFHLGKDTAALIAGAVKMNLFQRLSGHRLLEELKLLLGEREPKQALKRLADLDLLKFIHPKLVWSSRLESLLDAVDQAVDWYRLLFLDRKMDVWLVYFMALLEVLPERPVLETLKRFPFSELEARCLKTSRMGSHAVLRRLGRKPPPKPADVYHLLSGLCDETLLSLMAKSKGETVKRQVSAFLTTYQHVKPVLTGTELKAMGLKPGPQFKKILDRLLDARLNGEVKTEAEERQLVQQVG
- the nuoC gene encoding NADH-quinone oxidoreductase subunit C/D — protein: MTPRSSALRDTTIGEQTGLVAELMTHFGSEGYLTAVQATKDEIPTIWVEKHRLREVLRYVKTELPRPFPMLFDLSATDERLRRHYDGLPIGTFTVFYHLFSFDRNQSLRIKVALDGEPLSLPSSRDLWPNADWYEREIFDMFGIRFDGHPFLRRLLMPSWWEGYPLRKDHPSRATEIGQFQLPPDKLVMTQEALQFKPEDWGLARTHHDHDSDFDYMFINLGPAHTGTHGVLRLVAQLAGEEIINIVPDIGFHHRSQEKIAERQTWHSFIPYTDRVDYLQGVLNEMPYCLSVERLAGVTVPPRAQVIRVMMSELYRIASHLVWYGTFAADIGALSPVFYMFNDRERILAIAEAICGGRMHPNWLRIGGVARDLPIGWDTLVKQFVEWFPSRLDDYERLVMDNPILKQRTVGIGAVSLDDAIAWGATGPMLRACGLPWDLRKARPYSGYDQFDFEVPTASNGDCYDRAVVHVLELRQSLAIVRQCLNAMPSGAYTSLDPLATPPLKTHTMRDIETLIHHFVGVSWGPVLPPGEAEVPTESSKGQTSYYLTSDGSQLSYRTRIRTPSFAHIQMVPLMARGELLSDLLAVLGSVDYVLSDVDR
- the ndhC gene encoding NADH-quinone oxidoreductase subunit A, with the protein product MVDDAIWQICVYGICVGLVIAVMLGLPPLLGERHWKKTERRSDSATDIPYECGIRPTGNAQVRPPVQYYLIAMFFVIFDVEAAYLYAWAVAVPETGWLGFIEVTIFVSILLASLAYLWLTGALDWYAQSQRPRVRHEQPPRMNESTEFYDDRVA
- a CDS encoding sulfite oxidase-like oxidoreductase codes for the protein MDEPSRLTKTKEQWARARRGGEEREVFYEGDDRLPPGQHLVENFPVLDLGFKPEILLNEWKLSIGGFVTTPVTWTWEQFSAQPPFNDRSDFHCVTSWSRYDNDWEGVSFKHLISVVKPLSLARFVLFRSYDDYTTNLPLDVCDDADVLLAHSWNGKPLSRDHGGPVRVIVPKRYAWKGAKWVKEITFSDRDEKGFWEVRGYSNTALPWQNDRYG
- a CDS encoding NADH-quinone oxidoreductase subunit B, whose amino-acid sequence is MSQRSSTMTEWRNGRLEGVRITDGGDGSLTAVVGDSVLFAKLQDLLAWGRKNSLWPLNFGLSCCFVEMATSLTSVYDVSRFGAEVVRGSPRQADVLVVSGTVFMKVAPVIKQLYEQMLEPRWVISMGSCSNSGGMFDAYSVVQGVDKFIPVDVYMPGCPPPPHAFMECLLLLQNMVGSERRPLSWHFGPQEVQRPIVPSMRDAKRAERMSQREYPGIDVLPRTDLLSPHFAGQPDGRSKGKS